In the genome of Phaseolus vulgaris cultivar G19833 unplaced genomic scaffold, P. vulgaris v2.0 scaffold_626, whole genome shotgun sequence, one region contains:
- the LOC137817683 gene encoding uncharacterized protein — MPITEAPASPPHLEAPLTVQAQEGGGESQHQTPPAPPTSASSVPDSFKETLGPFAAQLKAMAEGFPSLVTRAVTDSLKRLQQENLELKESNLIIKAEAEKLTCNPLMTEMEHSRLEDALEAELRNTRKEASDLCQKLHTQLQEKIDLESKLVPFRVKVADLEAAQKAEASRVEKIEKRSTEREVLLGKVEAERDKALTELTEARKETERIATELAQARDESKKAAEELARAHEKREELKKQAYELNQSAAQVLTTGFDAALEQIACQYPELDLSMLSICNEVVDGKIVPSED, encoded by the coding sequence ATGCCTATAACAGAAGCCCCAGCCTCACCACCACACCTTGAAGCCCCCCTTACTGTACaagctcaagagggtggtggtgaaagtcaacATCAAACTCCACCAGCACCTCCAACATCAGCCTCAAGTGTCCCAGATTCCTTCAAGGAGACCTTGGGACCCTTTGCAGCTCAGCTAAAGGCCATGGCGGAAGGTTTCCCTTCGCTTGTAACAAGAGCTGTGACGGATTCGCTCAAGAGGCTCCAACAGGAAAATCTCGAGCTCAAAGAGTCGAATCTCATTATAAAGGCTGAGGCTGAAAAGCTCACATGCAATCCGCTGATGACGGAGATGGAacattcaaggctggaggatgCGCTGGAAGCGGAACTAAGGAACACACGCAAGGAAGCCTCCGATCTGTGCCAAAAGCTGCACACTCAACTCCAAGAAAAGATTGACTTGGAGAGCAAACTGGTCCCATTTAGGGTCAAAGTGGCAGATTTGGAGGCTGCACAAAAAGCTGAAGCTTCCAGGGTGGAGAAGATTGAAAAAAGATCAACAGAGAGGGAGGTCCTCTTGGGGAAGGTCGAAGCTGAGAGGGACAAGGCTCTCACTGAGCTCACCGAAGCTCGTAAGGAAACTGAAAGAATTGCTACAGAGCTGGCCCAAGCTCGGGACGAGAGCAAGAAAGCTGCTGAAGAACTGGCTCGGGCTCATGagaaaagagaagagttgaagaAGCAAGCTTACGAGCTCAACCAAAGCGCTGCTCAAGTCCTCACCACCGGGTTTGACGCCGCTCTGGAGCAAATAGCATGTCAATATCcggagctcgacctctccatgttatcgatctgcaacgaagtggtggatgggaagattgtgCCTTCTGAAGACTAA